One genomic window of Arachis stenosperma cultivar V10309 chromosome 10, arast.V10309.gnm1.PFL2, whole genome shotgun sequence includes the following:
- the LOC130956110 gene encoding dirigent protein-like encodes MESTMRRLISALFLLLLITVGSSASPTHWRKRVREPCKKLVLYFHDIIYNGHNAKNATSAIVGAPSWGNKTILAGQNHFGDVVVFDDPITLDNNLHSPPVGRAQGFYIYDKKEIFTSWLAFSFVFNSTQHKGSINFAGADPLMNKTRDISVIGGTGDFFMTRGVATLSTDAFEGEVYFRLRVDMNLYECW; translated from the coding sequence ATGGAATCCACCATGAGGAGACTCATTTCAGCACTGTTCCTCTTGCTCCTAATCACGGTGGGATCCTCTGCCTCTCCAACACATTGGCGAAAGAGGGTTCGAGAGCCTTGCAAGAAgttggtgctttattttcatgACATCATTTACAACGGCCATAATGCTAAGAATGCCACATCAGCCATTGTGGGTGCGCCCTCGTGGGGCAACAAGACTATACTAGCCGGCCAGAACCACTTTGGTGATGTGGTCGTCTTTGACGACCCCATCACACTTGACAACAACTTGCACTCGCCTCCTGTGGGACGAGCGCAAGGGTTTTACATTTACGACAAGAAAGAGATTTTCACCTCTTGGCTTGCTTTCTCCTTTGTGTTCAACTCAACACAACATAAGGGTAGCATAAACTTTGCTGGTGCTGACCCTTTGATGAACAAGACCAGGGACATTTCCGTCATTGGTGGCACTGGTGACTTCTTCATGACTAGGGGAGTGGCCACTCTCTCAACCGATGCATTTGAGGGTGAGGTTTACTTCAGGCTAAGGGTTGATATGAACTTGTATGAATGTTGGTAA
- the LOC130957303 gene encoding uncharacterized protein LOC130957303, protein MKKSNEEDANEEEEHKLESLIPAMTLDEFFEKYGISLDENDEEYEYDYDDHSPSVGNSSDSQHGTKKKRVRGPTQLKHIHAMETQIELTWYNGKPIGPTKTQVQLFSRFLGTLARNSNLVTLLYTNWQAVSNETKTSMLDYAKSKYNIPSDAEPWVIDTIGESWKQFKKRVISDKNRENRSKQKWNHRMGPVSFELVRAELRAKKEDNEDPSQVKMFVVTRMNKKGETDSGTQETIDHLQNLKQAGYSDDEAVQTVFGKEKSGRVRFYGRSVTKFSLKEDKQIRQMQQQHTEVVSTMEKNQNNLTSKLDGLTNLIKMLLQQVNPCMSAEQVQIMIEAAQQSPLDASSAPNDARRSIPPSLGSNHVSKDMEVSSVHN, encoded by the exons ATGAAGAAATCAAATGAAGAGGATGCcaacgaagaagaagaacacaagcttgAGTCTCTTATCCCAGCTATGACTTTAGATGAATTCTTCGAAAAATATGGGATATCAttggatgaaaatgatgaagaatatGAATATGATTATGATGATCACAGTCCAAGTGTTGGGAATAGTAGTGACAGTCAACACG GTACCAAAAAGAAAAGAGTTCGTGGTCCTACCCAACTGAAGCATATTCATGCTATGGAGACACAGATAGAGTTAACATGGTACAACGGCAAACCCATAGGCCCAACAAAGACACAGGTTCAATTGTTTAGTCGGTTCTTGGGTACACTTGCAAGAAACTCTAATTTGGTCACGTTATTATATACTAATTGGCAAGCTGTGTCCAATGAGACTAAAACTTCAATGTTAGATTATGCAAAG TCTAAATATAACATTCCTAGTGACGCTGAGCCTTGGGTGATAGATACCATTGGAGAGTCATGGAAGCAATTTAAGAAACGg GTTATTTCTGACAAAAATCGTGAAAACAGATCCAAGCAAAAATGGAATCATCGAATGGGTCCAGTTAGTTTTGAATTAGTACGCGCTGAATTG CGTGCAAAGAAGGAGGACAATGAAGATCCATCACAAGTTAAGATGTTTGTTGTAACTCGTATGAATAAAAAAGGAGAGACTGATTCGGGAACACAAGAGACAATT GATCATCTTCAAAATTTGAAACAAGCAGGATATAGTGACGATGAAGCAGTTCAAACAGTTTTTGGAAAGGAGAAAAGTGGTAGAGTTCGTTTCTATGGTCGATCAGTCACAAAATTCTCTCTTAAAGAGGATAAGCAAATCCGACAAATGCAACAACAACATACTGAAGTTGTTTCAACTATggagaaaaatcaaaataactTAACTTCCAAGTTGGATGGTTTAACAAACTTGATTAAAATGTTGTTGCAACAAGTCAATCCTTGTATGAGTGCAGAACAAGTGCAAATAATGATAGAAGCCGCCCAACAATCTCCGCTTGACGCGAGTAGTGCACCAAATGATGCGCGGCGAAGCATTCCTCCTTCACTTGGATCGAACCATGTATCAAAGGATATGGAAGTAAGTAGTGTTCATAATTAG